The following are from one region of the Aspergillus luchuensis IFO 4308 DNA, chromosome 4, nearly complete sequence genome:
- the NCS2 gene encoding uncharacterized protein (COG:J;~EggNog:ENOG410PNNT;~InterPro:IPR019407,IPR014729;~go_function: GO:0000049 - tRNA binding [Evidence IEA];~go_process: GO:0002098 - tRNA wobble uridine modification [Evidence IEA];~go_process: GO:0034227 - tRNA thio-modification [Evidence IEA]), whose amino-acid sequence MPGKELPDRCMNCHEAEPAFTLRERFVCQECYIRFLNFKPFRRMERYRLRRNMPQTGPCKLLLPLSYGVSSTVLLHMLHQQLEVLRSKKHGPAGFEILVLVVEPSTISPVPPHEEGFALAQQTFPLCSFTRLPFHSIFELDPDVHQIMSQYAGENFTDDTSLSDEERLTRFRRSISSATSKSDVDQILLNKLVVAFAKKMECRGIVWGDSDSKLAAKTLANVAKGRGSAVTWQVCDGMSPFGLEFNFPLRDVFTAEIRTYATLFPELAGIIVHDEPPSENTLTKNLSIDELMIRYVSTQGAKYPGVMLNVTRTASKLQSSGTSIGGLQCDFCGAFMTTNENITGEQGNEQLQFCYACARSQPELTC is encoded by the exons ATGCCCGGAAAAGAGCTGCCTGATCGCTGCATGAACTGCCATGAGGCCGAACCGGCCTTTACATTGCGCGAGCGTTTCGTGTGCCA AGAATGTTATATTCGGTTCTTGAACTTCAAGCCCTTCAGGCGCATGGAACGCTATCGTCTCCGGAGGAATATGCCACAGACCGGTCCCTGCAAATTGCTGCTCCCCCTTTCGTACGgcgtctcctccaccgtgCTATTGCACATGCTGCACCAGCAGCTGGAGGTACTACGCTCAAAGAAACACGGCCCCGCGGGCTTTGaaatcctcgtcctcgtcgttgAGCCTTCGACGATCTCCCCTGTTCCTCCGCACGAAGAAGGCTTTGCACTCGCGCAGCAAACCTTCCCACTCTGTTCCTTCACCCGGCTCCCCTTCCACAGTATCTTCGAGCTTGACCCGGATGTCCATCAGATCATGTCGCAGTATGCTGGGGAGAACTTCACAGATGACACTTCTCTATCCGATGAGGAGCGTTTAACCCGCTTCCGCAGGTCGATCTCATCAGCCACTTCCAAGTCCGATGTCGACCAAATCTTGTTGAACAAACTCGTCGTTGCTTTCGCAAAGAAAATGGAATGCCGTGGCATAGTATGGGGTGACTCGGACAGCAAGCTTGCCGCCAAGACGCTCGCCAACGTTGCGAAGGGACGCGGGTCTGCAGTGACGTGGCAGGTGTGCGATGGAATGTCGCCGTTCGGTCTAGAATTCAACTTCCCGCTTCGGGACGTGTTCACGGCAGAGATACGCACCTATGCCACCCTCTTTCCCGAGCTTGCTGGCATCATCGTTCATGATGAGCCTCCCTCCGAGAATACGCTCACGAAGAACTTGTCGATCGATGAGCTGATGATCCGTTATGTCAGCACTCAGGGTGCGAAATACCCCGGCGTCATGTTGAACGTGACCAGGACTGCCAGTAAGCTCCAGTCGTCTGGTACATCTATCGGCGGACTGCAGTGCGACTTCTGCGGGGCCTTCATGACTACGAACGAAAACATTACGGGCGAACAAGGCAACGAACAGCTTCAATTTTGCTACGCCTGTGCTCGGTCCCAGCCCGAATTGACCTGTTAA
- a CDS encoding putative integral membrane protein (Ptm1) (BUSCO:EOG092625OH;~COG:S;~EggNog:ENOG410PFCR;~InterPro:IPR009637;~PFAM:PF06814;~SECRETED:SignalP(1-20);~TransMembrane:7 (n7-15c20/21o187-207i219-238o250-279i291-310o322-346i367-391o411-428i);~go_component: GO:0016021 - integral component of membrane [Evidence IEA]): protein MRGWLRTLGLTALLAGSVLANEVELTQDEAHRQRCSGMYSRKAWGGSVDPFILTKFVQEPQSGDSDPLVSLVIFEWSDENLIGRPVPGDSGERETICDEASVQANLCSEDQVGSFILASNVTEASKFPVVTKAVHLNDPAAINYPIKKTGFYCVSTYGYSGVDYKAVIEFRNSYGELPAAQIAKLPFYGGLTIVYAVVGLFWAFLYVQNRHDILPVQNYITAILVFLIVEQLMTWGFYDYQNRNGLNTGAKALMVIVAVLNAGRNAFSFFLLLIVCMGYGVVKPSLGRTMIYVRILAITHFIFAVIYAVASLSITPDSAGPLVLLIVLPLAGTLTAFYVWTLNSLNATMKDLIDRKQKTKAMMYKKLWWCILGSIVVIFGFFFINSIAFAGRSEASFVPEHWKSRWFVLDGWLNLVYFFDIGFVAYLWRPTANNRRFAMSDEIAQDDDGFEIRSFGSALDEEDAFGGPEEPSGSEHRRDLSPVPPKPVPAAPRQRESLDGETIFAVGEDGDKWSDDEDESPRNSGERERLTGKHKD from the exons ATGAGAGGCTGGCTTCGGACCCTTGGCTTAACTGCCTTACTGGCAGGAAGTGTGCTGGCAAATGAAGTTGAACTA ACACAAGATGAAGCCCATCGACAGCGTTGTTCGGGAATGTATAGTCGCAAAGCTTGGGGTGGAAGTGTCGATCCCTTCATCTTGACCAAATTCGTCCAAGAACCCCAGTCTGGTGATAGCGATCCTCTCGTCAGTCTCGTCATATTCGAATGGTCCGATGAGAATCTCATCGGCCGGCCTGTTCCGGGTGACTCTGGG GAAAGGGAAACTATCTGTGACGAGGCCAGTGTGCAGGCGAACCTCTGTTCGGAAGACCAAGTCGGCTCTTTCATTCTTGCTTCGAATGTCACCGAGGCCTCCAAGTTTCCCGTCGTTACCAAAGCAGTTCACCTAAATGATCCCGCGGCCATCAATTATCCTATCAAAAAGACTGGATTTTATTGTGTCAGCACATACGGATACTCCGGCGTGGACTACAAGGCCGTGATTGAGTTCAGAAACTCATACGGTGAACTTCCAGCTGCGCAGATCGCAAAGCTCCCGTTCTATGGTGGCTTGACTATCGTCTACGCAGTTGTTGGTCT GTTCTGGGCATTCCTTTACGTGCAAAACCGTCACGATATCT TGCCTGTTCAAAATTACATCACCGCGATCCTTGTTTTCCTCATTGTCGAGCAGTTGATGACTTGGGGCTTCTACG ACTATCAAAACCGCAACGGCTTGAACACCGGCGCAAAGGCACTGATGGTTATAGTCGCTGTACTGAATGCGGGACGCAACGCTTTctcgttcttcctcctgctgATAGTGTGCATGGGCTATGGTGTTGTCAAACCGTCGCTTGGTCGGACGATGATCTACGTTCGTATCCTTGCCATCACGCACTTCATCTTCGCTGTGATATATGCTGTCGCCAGTCTGTCGATTACCCCGGACAGCGCCGGCCCGCTCGTCTTGCTCATCGTGCTTCCTCTTGCTGGTACACTCACGGCATTCTACGTGTGGACGTTGAACTCCCTGAATGCGACAATGAAGGACCTTATCgacagaaagcagaagacgAAAGCCATGATGTACAAGAAGCTTTGGTGGTGCATTCTTGGTAGTATTGTCGTCATCTTCGGTTTCTTCTTTATCAACTCTATCGCCTTTGCAGGACGTAGCGAGGCCAGCTTCGTCCCCGAGCACTGGAAGTCCAGATGGTTTGTGCTGGACGGCTGGCTGAACCTGGTGTACTTCTTCGATATCGGATTCGTCGCCTATCTGTGGCGTCCTACTGCTAACAACAGACGGTTCGCTATGAGTGACGAG ATTGCGCAAGACGACGACGGATTCGAGATTCGTTCCTTCGGTAGTGcattggatgaagaggacgcTTTTGGTGGACCCGAAGAACCTTCCGGTTCGGAGCATCGTCGTGACCTGTCACCTGTGCCTCCCAAGCCTGTGCCTGCAGCCCCGCGTCAACGGGAGTCCCTGGACGGTGAGACTATCTTCGCTGTCGGCGAGGACGGGGACAAATGGtctgacgacgaagatgaatcGCCGCGCAACTCCGGGGAACGAGAGCGGCTTACTGGCAAGCACAAGGACTAA